The following proteins are co-located in the Rippkaea orientalis PCC 8801 genome:
- the rimM gene encoding ribosome maturation factor RimM (Essential for efficient processing of 16S rRNA) yields MDNSESWLEIGRIVAAQGLKGELKVMSSSDFPERFEKPGTRWLQSPDRLSIQEVELVRGRYVPGKNLYVIKLAEIADRTQAETLRDYTLLVPSSDRPQLNEGEYHVSDLINLTVYHQQTGEEIGVVTDMLSAGNDLLEVQLNTLNSSENTSSKKVLIPFVYEIVPVVDLVNKRIEINPPVGLLELS; encoded by the coding sequence ATGGATAATTCAGAAAGTTGGTTAGAAATTGGCAGAATTGTTGCTGCACAAGGGTTAAAAGGGGAATTAAAAGTGATGTCTAGTTCAGATTTTCCTGAAAGGTTTGAAAAACCGGGGACAAGATGGCTACAATCTCCTGATAGGTTATCAATTCAAGAAGTTGAATTAGTTCGGGGTCGATATGTCCCTGGAAAAAACCTTTATGTGATTAAATTAGCCGAAATAGCCGATCGCACTCAAGCAGAAACCCTAAGAGATTATACCTTATTAGTTCCTAGCAGTGATCGCCCCCAATTAAATGAGGGTGAATATCATGTTTCAGATTTAATTAACCTAACAGTTTACCATCAACAAACAGGGGAAGAAATCGGGGTAGTTACAGATATGTTGTCAGCAGGTAATGATTTATTAGAAGTGCAATTAAACACCCTAAATAGTAGTGAAAATACATCATCAAAAAAGGTATTAATTCCCTTCGTTTATGAAATTGTTCCTGTTGTAGATTTAGTTAACAAACGCATAGAAATTAATCCTCCCGTCGGCTTATTAGAATTAAGTTAG
- a CDS encoding Tab2/Atab2 family RNA-binding protein, with protein MKIWQADFYKNPLDHEKPNPQWQLIICDDQGQIICQENCQQKEANSNWLISQLKPIFQQNNPDFIQVFRPQSLNLLTLAVKELGVKIQATRRTPELKAILKQQAAKTGANSLKLDQPPPQPLPQNLWGEKWRFVSFRGGDMIEFFSDRPIPIRDIPEALFPINLGIASTVNIPGIIIYGGKTSMYLARWLADIKPVCLNYIPTEMGHSGGLILEAGLVDRWILATFEDPEMAQAAQQYETQKQTSKGLHFLVVQPDDSEITYSGFWLLREEEI; from the coding sequence ATGAAAATTTGGCAAGCAGACTTTTACAAAAATCCCCTAGATCATGAAAAACCTAATCCCCAATGGCAATTGATTATTTGTGATGATCAAGGACAGATTATTTGTCAAGAAAATTGTCAACAAAAAGAGGCTAATTCAAATTGGTTGATCTCTCAATTAAAGCCAATTTTTCAACAAAATAATCCTGATTTTATTCAAGTTTTTCGACCCCAATCTTTAAATTTATTAACCTTAGCAGTCAAGGAATTAGGGGTTAAAATTCAAGCAACAAGACGGACTCCTGAGCTTAAAGCAATTTTAAAACAACAAGCTGCTAAAACGGGGGCTAATTCCCTAAAATTAGATCAACCTCCTCCTCAACCCCTTCCTCAAAATTTATGGGGAGAAAAATGGCGGTTTGTTAGCTTTAGGGGAGGAGATATGATAGAATTTTTTAGCGATCGCCCTATTCCCATTCGGGATATTCCTGAAGCACTCTTTCCGATTAATTTAGGCATTGCTTCAACCGTTAACATTCCAGGTATAATCATTTATGGCGGTAAAACCTCCATGTATTTAGCCCGTTGGTTAGCTGATATTAAACCCGTTTGTTTAAATTATATTCCAACTGAAATGGGTCACTCTGGAGGATTAATTTTAGAAGCAGGATTAGTAGATCGTTGGATTTTAGCAACCTTTGAAGATCCCGAAATGGCACAAGCAGCACAACAGTATGAAACCCAAAAACAAACCAGTAAAGGATTACATTTTCTCGTCGTTCAACCCGATGATTCAGAAATAACTTATAGTGGATTTTGGTTATTACGAGAGGAAGAAATTTAA
- a CDS encoding ATP adenylyltransferase family protein, with protein MVTENNPTQPNNLWDKVITQTTHALNCGALQSIATEHEFIEDNKIRFLVRILANIERKKTETKQKQKQAKERGKEFNPFLPYEEDLFVTNLSETHLCLLNKYNVVDYHLLVITRAFEEQESYLNLLDFAALWQCLKQIDGLGFYNSSPIAGASQRHKHLQLVPLPLVSEGEKIPIEPALETAQFKQNIGSIPHFPFVHGLIELNLNQDQDDHLTAEILLKCYYQLLAAINLPIIEEKSPGDYNLLITKKWMLIIKRSQPTYQSIPINSLGFAGTLLVKNQQQMEQLKQLKPITILKNVSYENLA; from the coding sequence ATGGTAACAGAAAATAACCCAACCCAGCCTAATAATTTATGGGATAAAGTCATTACTCAGACAACCCATGCACTCAATTGTGGTGCCTTACAATCTATTGCGACTGAGCATGAATTTATCGAAGATAATAAGATTCGATTTTTAGTGAGAATTTTAGCCAATATTGAACGCAAAAAAACAGAAACCAAACAAAAGCAAAAACAAGCAAAAGAAAGAGGGAAAGAGTTTAATCCTTTTCTTCCCTATGAAGAAGATTTATTTGTTACTAACCTTTCTGAAACCCATCTTTGTTTATTAAATAAATATAACGTTGTTGATTACCATTTACTTGTTATTACCCGTGCTTTTGAAGAACAAGAAAGCTATTTAAACTTACTTGATTTTGCCGCTTTATGGCAATGTCTCAAACAAATTGATGGATTAGGATTTTATAATAGTAGTCCGATTGCTGGTGCAAGTCAACGTCATAAACACCTGCAATTAGTTCCCCTTCCTCTGGTTTCTGAAGGAGAAAAAATTCCCATTGAACCTGCTTTAGAAACGGCACAATTTAAGCAAAATATTGGTAGTATTCCTCATTTTCCCTTTGTCCATGGTTTAATTGAATTAAATCTTAATCAGGATCAAGATGATCATCTGACGGCTGAAATCCTTCTGAAGTGTTATTATCAGTTATTAGCGGCGATTAATTTACCCATAATTGAAGAAAAATCCCCAGGGGACTATAATCTATTAATAACCAAAAAATGGATGCTAATAATCAAGCGATCGCAGCCTACTTATCAATCGATTCCCATTAATTCTTTAGGATTTGCAGGAACCTTATTAGTGAAAAATCAACAACAAATGGAACAACTTAAACAATTAAAACCGATTACAATTCTCAAAAATGTTAGCTATGAGAATTTAGCCTAA
- a CDS encoding cytochrome c biogenesis protein CcdA: MLESFQTQLYQLEQFANQLVSFQLSHLSWLSLSIIFSAGLLTSLTPCMLSMLPITIAYIGGYQAQGRRQAALQSTWFALGLATTLAGLGILAASLGKIYGQIGLGLPIFVSIIAILMGLNLLELISLQFPSLGATNWITEELPPGIRSYLLGLTFGLIASPCSTPVLATLLAWVATTQDLMLGAALLLSYTAGYVTPLIVAGTFTASLKKLLELRRWSAWINPVSGVLLIGFGVFSLLSRLPIGYS, from the coding sequence ATGCTTGAAAGTTTTCAAACCCAACTGTATCAGTTAGAACAATTCGCTAATCAACTGGTTAGCTTCCAATTGAGTCATCTGAGTTGGTTGAGTTTAAGTATTATTTTTTCTGCGGGACTGTTAACCAGTTTAACTCCCTGTATGCTCTCCATGCTTCCGATAACCATTGCCTATATTGGCGGTTATCAAGCTCAAGGTAGGAGGCAAGCTGCTTTACAATCAACTTGGTTTGCTTTGGGGTTAGCGACTACCCTCGCGGGGTTAGGTATTTTAGCAGCATCTTTAGGTAAGATATACGGACAAATTGGCTTGGGTTTACCCATTTTTGTGAGTATAATAGCTATTTTGATGGGATTAAACTTATTAGAGTTAATTTCCTTGCAATTTCCCTCATTAGGAGCAACTAACTGGATTACTGAGGAATTACCCCCAGGCATCCGTTCCTATTTGTTAGGGTTAACCTTTGGCTTAATTGCCTCTCCTTGTAGTACTCCTGTATTGGCTACTTTACTGGCTTGGGTTGCCACCACCCAAGATTTAATGTTAGGAGCAGCCTTATTATTATCCTATACGGCAGGGTACGTTACTCCCTTAATTGTGGCTGGAACTTTCACCGCATCCCTGAAAAAGCTATTAGAATTACGCCGTTGGTCAGCCTGGATTAATCCCGTTAGTGGAGTATTATTAATTGGATTCGGCGTTTTCTCGTTATTATCTCGCTTACCGATAGGCTATTCTTGA